In Marasmius oreades isolate 03SP1 chromosome 1, whole genome shotgun sequence, one DNA window encodes the following:
- a CDS encoding uncharacterized protein (BUSCO:EOG0926587S), with product MEEEEAELRNPFPSPPSHYYNYSNHNLNLLAIFKERAEDPYTASQHQVLSDQPDVPEWPLIQLEKPRVDWILEDEEPYYDVFGDRWYVKDRIPSLAELGGTQLYPADPSIDRRPALQSVLRSMLVTYSSLTSSLLAPPPTTSATTPPAWRQHVEWLTVLAQNLMAAANDLRPVQARVHLELMMKRQLELRREETNVLNRKCDELEIKLAELRTSLNDLKQADKSLDVKPLDDVPPEPTLTAEDVYRWAEEVR from the exons atggaagaagaggaagcggaACTCAGAAATCCCTTCCCCTCTCCGCCTTCCCACTATTATAATTATTCTAATCACAATCTTAATCTCCTTGCTATCTTCAAAGAACGCGCCGAAGATCCGTACACCGCCAGCCAACACCAAGTCCTTAGCGACCAGCCCGATGTTCCCGAATGGCCTCTCATCCAGCTCGAGAAACCACGCGTAGATTGGATCCTAGAAGACGAAGAGCCCTATTACGATGTATTTGGAGATAGGTGGTAT GTCAAGGATAGAATTCCCTCTCTTGCAGAACTCGGTGGGACCCAGCTTTACCCTGCGGACCCAAGCATCG ACCGGCGACCCGCACTCCAATCAGTGTTACGATCCATGCTCGTAACATATTCCTCTCTGACGTCGTCACTTCTGGCACCCCCTCCAACAACCTCTGCCACCACTCCACCTGCTTGGAGGCAACACGTTGAATGGCTCACTGTTTTAGCGCAAAATCTCATGGCAGCTGCTAATGACCTTCGGCCCGTTCAG GCCCGAGTCCATCTCGAACTCATGATGAAGAGACAGTTAGAGTTGCGACGCGAAGAAACTAACGTTCTTAATAGAAAATGCGACGAGTTGGAAATTAAACTCGCCGAGCTGCGTACTTCTCTCAATGATCTCAAGCAGGCCGACAAGTCCTTAGAC GTCAAACCTCTTGACGATGTTCCCCCAGAACCGACATTAACCGCCGAAGATGTGTATCGATGGGCAGAGGAAGTACGATAA